Genomic window (Achromobacter sp. B7):
TATGTTTGCGCAGCAGCGGTTCGCCGCCGGTCAGGCGGATCTTTTCCACGCCCAGTTGCGTGAAGATGCCGGCCAGGCGGCTGATTTCTTCAAACGACAACAGCGCCGAATGCGGCATGAAGGTATAGCTGGCGTCGAACACTTCGCGCGGCATGCAGTAGGTGCAGCGGAAGTTGCAGCGGTCCGTCACGGAAATGCGCAGGTCGCGCAGCGGACGGGCGCGCCGGTCCAGCGCGGGCTGGCCGTCGGCCGGAAGTTCGCCGGGCGCGGGCCACGCCGAACGGTCGGACCGGCGGTCGGCAAGGAAAATCACTTTGCTCATGGGGCGATCATATATCGGCAAGCGGCGTCCCGGGCGGCGGCCCTAGGCGAAGGCCTCTTCCAGGGTTTGCAGGCGGCCGGTGTCCTTGGCGTCGTAACCCACCAGCTGCCCCACGTAGCCGACATAGTCGGCGCTGCGCATGATGGACAGCAGGTCTTGCATGGCGGGCGTTTCCAGTGCCGACTTGCGGATGGCAAAGAAGTAGCGTTCGCGCACCAGCGGGATGAAGTCCAGCCCGAAACGGCAGGCGGCGGTTTCCACGCCCACGCCCGTGTCCGCCATGCCGCTGGCGATATGCGCGGCAATGGCCATATGGGTGAATTCGTTGGTTTCGTAGCCTTGGACTTCGCCAATCGACACGCCTGCGCGCTGAAGCATCAAGCTGACCAGGTAACGCGTGCTGGACCCGATCTGGCGGTTGACGAAGCGCACATCCGGGCGCGCCAGGTCGGCCATGCCGCGTATCTGCTTGGGGTTGCCCGCCGTGACGAACAAGCCGGTGTTGCGCACGGCCAGATGGATCAGCAGGTATTCATCGGCGTGCAGCCACTGCGCGTAGCGTTCCATGATGGGCGCTTCAAAGTCGCCCAGCGGCACCTGGAAACCGGCCAGATCGCATTCGTGGCGCTCTAGCGAAGCCAGCGCCTCGATGGCGGTGCGATAGCGCAGTTCCAGCCCGGGCTTTCTGCCGCCCATGTGCTGCATCAGCGATTCCACCGCGAAGCCGTGGCTGGCGTGCAGCCGCAGATGCGGGCCGCTTTCGGGCAGCAGCTTTTCCAGTTCTTCCTGCAATTCCGACGCCATGCTGTCCAGCGTGGGCATCAGCCGCGCTTCGATGCGCCGGTTGGCCCACAGCAGGCGCTGCGCGAACGGCGCCAACTGCGTGCCCTGGCGCCGGTTCGTCACCAGCAGCTGCGTGCCAAATAGCGTTTCAAAGCGCCGCAGCACGCCCCAGGCATGGCGGTAAGACAGCCCGCATGCGCGGCACGCGCCGGTGATGTTGCCCGTGGCGTCGATGGCGGCCAACAGCGCCAGCATGTCCTGCAAGGGCAAAGGAGCCGTGTCGTCGCCCCCGCCCAAGGTCCATTGCGGCCGCAGCCCGATTCGGAACTTATATGTCATTTTTATATGTCATTTATTTCTTATTGAAGGCGTTCAAGTACGTGGTTAGAGTACACAAATAACGCGGCGGACTGGTTTTTATTATGTTTTTAAAAGCATATTAATTGCCTGGGAATACCCGAACATTCGACCGCCACAACAGACCCCGTCAAGGGGCCCAGCAACACTGGAGGAGACCACCGTGCATCAGCGCGAGGCAACATCCGACTTGGCGTCCAGCGGCGGCGCCCGGGGCGGCCAATTGGCTCTGGACGCCGCCCAGGCGTCCACCACCCCCGCCATTGCCACCACCGCCCGCATCGTTGCGCGGCTGAAAGACCTGCCCGGCCCCTTGTTGCCGGTGCTGCATCAGGTGCAGCATGAACTGGGCTGTATCCCGGCCGAAGCGGTGCAAACCATCGCCGAGGCCCTGAACCTGTCCCGCGCCGAAGTCCACGGCGTCATCACGTTCTACCCGCACTTTCGCAGCCAGCCGGCCGCGCGCCACACGCTGGAAGTGTGCCGCGCCGAGTCCTGTCAGGCGATGGGCGGCGAACAGCTGGCCGCCCATGCCCGCGCGCATCTGGGCTGCGATTTTCATGCCCACACCGCTGACGGCAATTTCACGCTGGAACCCGTTTACTGCCTGGGGCTATGCGCGCAGTCGCCCGCCATCATGATCGATGGCCGGCCGCATGCCCGCGTCACGCCCGAGAAGCTGGACCGCTTGTTGGCGCGCACGTTGGCCCAACCGCAGGAGACCACCCCATGAGCGCCCCCGTCGTCATCTACGTGCCGCGCGACGCGGCCGCGCTGGCCATGGACGCGGACGCGGTGGCGCGCGAGGTCGAACGCATCGCCGATGCGCGCGGCCTGGCCGTGCAGGTCGTACGTAATGGATCGCGTGGCTTGTTGTGGCTGGAACCGCTGGTGGAAGTGACCACGCCAAACGGCCGCGTCGCCTACGGCCCCGTGGCGGTCGAAGACGTGGCCGGCTTGTTCGATGCCGGCTGGCTGACGCACCACGACAACGCCGCAGGCGCCGCGCCGAAACACCCGCTGCGCCTGGGCCTGACCGAAGACATCCCCTACCTGAAACAGCAAGAGCGGCTGACCTTCGCCCGCGTCGGGGTGATCGACCCCCTGTCCTTGCAGGACTACGCCGCGCACGGCGGCCTGGCGGGCCTGAAGCGGGCGCTGGCAATGGACCCGGCCGCCATCATCGACGAAATGGTCACCTCCGGCCTGCGTGGACGCGGCGGCGCGGCGTTTCCCACCGGCATCAAATGGAAAACGGTGGCGGGCACGCCCGGCGACCAGAAGTACATCGTGTGCAACGCCGACGAAGGCGACTCGGGCACCTTCGCCGACCGCCTGCTGATGGAGGGCGACCCCTATGTGCTGATCGAAGGCATGACGATTGCCGGGCTGGCCGTGGGCGCCACCTACGGCTACATCTACGTGCGCTCGGAATACCCGCACGCCATCGATACCCTGCAAGCCGCTATCGCCCGCGCGCGCAGCGTCGGCTGGCTGGGCGCCGACGTGCACGGCAGCGGACGCCGCTTCGACCTGGAAGTGCGCAAGGGCGCGGGCGCCTACATCTGCGGCGAAGAAACCTCGCTGCTGGAAAGCCTGGAAGGCAAGCGCGGCGTGGTACGCGCCAAGCCGCCGCTGCCCGCGATCTCGGGCCTGTTCGGCAAGCCCACCGTCATCAACAACGTGATATCGCTGGCCACGGTGCCCATCATCCTGGCCAAGGGCGCCGCCTACTACCGCGATTACGGCGTGGGCCGCTCGCATGGCACCTTGCCGTTCCAACTGGCCGGCAACGTCAGGCAAGGCGGCCTGGTGGAAAAGGCGTTCGGCCTGAGCCTGCGTGACCTGCTCTACACCTTCGGCGGCGGCAGCGCCAGCGGCCGGCCGTTGCGCGCCGTGCAAGTGGGCGGCCCGCTGGGCGCCTATCTGCCCGAATCGCAATGGGACGTGCCGCTGGATTACGAAGCCTACATACAGATCTCGGCCATGATCGGCCACGGCGGGCTCGTCGCGTTTGACGACACCGTGGACATGGCGCGCATGGCTCGCTATGCCATGGAGTTCTGCGCGATTGAATCCTGCGGCAAGTGCACGCCGTGCCGCATCGGTTCCACACGCGGCGTTGAAACCATCGACAAGATCGCGGCCGGCGGCGTCAGCCCCGCGCAGCGCGAACAACAGGTGCACCTGCTGCGTGACTTGTGCGACACGATGATGGGCGGTTCGCTGTGCGCGCTGGGGGGCATGGCGCCCTACCCCGTGCTGTCCGCGCTGAACCATTTTCCGCAGGACTTCGGCATCGAGTCCTCGCAGTCTGCCGCGCACGCGGCCTGAACCCGAGAGACGACCATGCTAGAAACCGTCATCAAGCGCGACCGCGACCTGGGCACCCCGGCGCGCGAGTCCGCCAACACCATTACCCTGACCATCGACGGCCAGGAAATCTGCGTGCCCGAGGGTACGTCGTTGATGCGCGCGGCCGCCGAGGCCGGCATCAACATCCCCAAGCTGTGCGCGACCGACAGCCTTGAACCCTTTGGGTCGTGCCGCCTTTGCCTGGTGCAGATCGAGGGCCGGCGCGGCTATCCCGCGTCTTGCACCACGCCGGCGGAAAACGGCATGGTGGTGGTCACCGAAACCCCCAAGCTGCACGAGCTGCGGCGCGGCGTGATGGAGCTGTACATCTCGGACCACCCGCTGGACTGCCTGACCTGCCCCGCCAACGGCGACTGCGAATTGCAGGACATGGCCGGCGTGGTGGGCCTGCGCAACGTGCGCTACGGCTATGACGGCGCCAACCACCTGGACGCGAAGGTCGACGATTCGAATCCCTACTTCAGCTACGACGCGTCCAAGTGCATCGTCTGCAACCGCTGCGTGCGCGCCTGCGAAGAAACGCAAGGCACGTTTGCGTTGACGATCTCTGGCAAGGGGTTTGAATCGCGCGTGTCGCCCGGACAGGACCAGCCGTTCCTGGATAGCGAATGCGTGTCCTGCGGCGCCTGCGTGCAAGCCTGTCCGACCTCTACGTTGCAGGAAAAGACCGTCATCATGATGGGTCAGGCCGAACACTCGGTCATCACCACCTGCGCGTACTGCGGCGTGGGCTGCGGTTTCAAGGCCGAGATGAAGGGGCAGGAAGTGGTGCGCATGGTGCCCTGGAAAGACGGGCAGGCCAACCGCGGCCACTCGTGCGTGAAGGGCCGCTTTGCATGGGGCTACGCCACGCACAAGGAACGCGTGCTCAAGCCCATGATCCGCAAGCACATCACCGATTCCTGGAAGGAAGTGTCCTGGGACGAGGCCATCAACTACGCGGCGTCGGAATTTCGCCGCATCCAAAGCCAGTACGGCCGCGACGCGGTGGGCGGCATCACGTCGTCGCGCTGCACCAACGAAGAAACCTGGCTGGTGCAAAAGCTGGTGCGCGCGGCCTTCGGCACCAACAACGTGGACACCTGCGCGCGCGTCTGCCATTCGCCCACCGGCTACGGCCTGAAGCAGACCCTGGGTGAATCGGCCGGCACGCAGACCTTTGATTCGGTCATGCACACCGACGTGGTCATCGTGATGGGCGCCAACCCCAGCAGCGGGCACCCGGTGTTTGCCTCGCGCTTGAAGCGCCGCCTGCGCCAGGGCGCGCGCCTGATCGTGATTGATCCGCGCCGCATCGAACTGGTCAGCTCGCCGCACATCAAGGCCGACTATCACTTGCAGGTACGGCCGGGCACCAACACGGCGCTGCTGTCGTCGCTGGCCCACGTGATCGCCACCGAAGGGCTGATCGACGAGGCCTTCGTGGCCGAACGCTGCGAAGCCAAGGCCTTTAACGAATGGCGCGACTTTGTATCGCTGCCCGAGAACTCGCCCGAGGCCATGGCCGAAATCACCGGCGTGCCGGCGCAAGCCGTGCGCGGCGCGGCGCGGCTGTTCGCCACCGGCGGCAACGGGTCCATCTACTACGGCCTGGGCGTGACCGAACACAGCCAGGGGTCCACCACCGTGATGGCCATTGCCAACCTGGCCATGGCCACCGGCAACATCGGGCGCGAGGGCGTGGGCGTGAACCCCTTGCGCGGCCAGAACAACGTGCAAGGCTCGTGCGACATGGGCTCGTTCCCGCACGAGTTGCCCGGCTATCGCCACATTTCCGACAACACCGTGCGCGCGCAATTCGAACGCGACTGGGGCGTGACGCTGCAACCGGAACCCGGCCTGCGCATTCCCAACATGTTCGAAGCGGCATTGGGCGGCTCGTTCAAGGGCCTGTACTGCCAGGGCGAAGACATCGTGCAGTCCGACCCCAACACGCAGCACGTGGCGGCCTCGCTGGCGGCCATGGAGTGCATCGTGGTGCAGGACCTGTTCCTGAACGAGACCGCCAAGTACGCGCACGTGTTCCTGCCGGGCTCGTCGTTCCTGGAAAAAGACGGCACCTTCACCAACGCCGAACGCCGCATCTCGCGCGTGCGCAAGGTGATGGAACCCAAGAACGGCAAGTCGGATTGGGAAGTGACGGTGGCCTTGTCCAACGCGTTGGGCTACCCCATGAACTACACGCACCCGCGCGAAATCATGGAGGAAATCGCGCGGCTGACGCCCACGTTCGCAGGCGTCAGCTACGACAAGCTGGACAAGCTGGGCAGCCTGCAATGGCCGTGCAATGACGATGCGCCGGAGGGCACGCCCATCATGCACATCGACACGTTCGTGCGCGGCAAGGGCAAGTTCATGATCACCAAGTACGTGCCCACCGACGAACGCAGCACGCGCCGTTTCCCGCTGCTCTTGACCACGGGCCGCATCCTGTCGCAATACAACGTGGGCGCGCAGACACGGCGTACGCCCAACGTGATGTGGCATGGCGAGGACGTGCTGGAACTGCATCCGCAAGACGCCGAGGATCGGGGCGTGGCCGAAGGCGATTGGGTCGGCATCCAGAGCCGCGCCGGCGAAACGGTGCTGCGCGCCACGCTGACCGACCGGGTGCAGCCGGGCGTGGTATACACCACGTTCCACTTTCCCGAGTCAGGCGCCAACGTCGTCACGACGGACAGCTCGGACTGGGCGACCAACTGCCCCGAATACAAGGTCACGGCCGTGCAGGTGACGCGCGTGTCCCAGCCTTCGGAATGGCAACGCCAATGGTCGCGCTTTGCCGACATCCAGCAAAAGCTGCTGCGCGAGCGATCGCGCGAGAACGAAGCGGCGCTGACCGGGAAATGACCGCCTGCCAGCTACTGCCCCGGATGCCATGACTTCCCAGACAACGCCCCCGCCGCCCCGCCCCGACTGCACGCCGACCCAGGTCACGCGCGTGCGGGGCGGGGCCATCGCCCCCGCCGCCGAATCGGATTTCGTTGCCGAGGAAACGCCGGTGGCGCTGGAATTCAACGGCATCAGCCACGCCACCATGCTGGCCACGCCGGCCGACCTGGAAGACTTTGCCGTGGGCTTTTCGCTGTCGGAAGGCATCATCGACAGCGTCAGCGATGTGCGCGGCATTGATGTGCTGCCGCAATGCGATGGCATCGTGGTGCAGGTGGAAATTTCAAGCGCTTGCGAAGTGCGGTTGAAAACGCGGCGGCGCGCCATGGCCGGACGCACCGGCTGCGGCCTGTGCGGCGTGGAAACGCTGCCCGAAGTGCTGCGGCCGGTGGCGCCCGTGACGAACGGGTCGGCCGTGCGCATCCGCGCGGTGCTGGCCGCCATGCGCGACATGCGCGCGCGCCAGGCGCTGCACGACATCACGGGCGCCACGCACGCGGCCGGCTGGGCGGGCGGCGACGGCGCCGTGGCGCTGCTGCGCGAAGACGTGGGCCGCCATAACGCGCTGGACAAGCTGATCGGTGCGTTGGCACGACAGGCGATGCACGGCGGTAACGGCATCGTGCTGGTGTCTAGCCGCGCCAGTTTTGAAATGGTGCAGAAGACGGCGGCGGCCGGGGTGGCCGTGCTTGCCGCGGTGTCCGCCCCCACGGCGCTGGCCATCCGCCTGGCGCAAGACGCCAACGTCAGCCTGGTGGGCTTCTTACGCGGCGACGACGCCACGCTGTATTCGCACCCCGAACGATTCATCGCCTGAAGCGCGGGTTGAAGCGCACCTTGAATCGCACCTTGAATCGCATCCTGAATCGCACTTGAACCGGACCCTGACTCGCAATGGAAATCGGCAACCTGATCCGCATGGCCAACCGCATCGGCCAGTTCTTTGACGCCATGCCGGACCGCCACGAAGCGCTGGAAGGCGTGGCCAACCATATCCACAAGTTCTGGGAACCGCGCATGCGCAACGAGCTGCTGGGCTTCCTGGCGGCCACCCCAAACGGCGATGCCGGCGACGAACAATTGCATCCGCTGGTGCTGGACGCGGTCACGCAGAACCGCCAGCGCCTGACGCCCGCGCCCCGCGTGAACTAGCCGGGCGCCACCGCTTTACCCGCAGTCAAAACAAAACATAGCGGCGATAAAGCCGCACCCATCGAGGAGACTACATGGAAAGCACCGCCACCTTGGACCTGCCCGGCGCTAAGCCGGGCTTTTTTGATAAAGAACGCACCATCGCCGGGCCGGGTTTCTCGCGCTGGCTGGTGCCGCCGGCCGCCCTGGCCATCCACCTGTGCATCGGCATGGCCTATGGCTTTTCGGTGTTCTGGCTGCCGCTGTCCAAAGTGGTGGGCGGCGCCAAGCCGCTGGCCTGCCCGGCCGACATGAGCCTGGTGGCCGAGTTGTTCACCACCAGCTGCGACTGGAAAATTTCAACC
Coding sequences:
- a CDS encoding formate dehydrogenase subunit delta; this encodes MEIGNLIRMANRIGQFFDAMPDRHEALEGVANHIHKFWEPRMRNELLGFLAATPNGDAGDEQLHPLVLDAVTQNRQRLTPAPRVN
- the fdhF gene encoding formate dehydrogenase subunit alpha, whose protein sequence is MLETVIKRDRDLGTPARESANTITLTIDGQEICVPEGTSLMRAAAEAGINIPKLCATDSLEPFGSCRLCLVQIEGRRGYPASCTTPAENGMVVVTETPKLHELRRGVMELYISDHPLDCLTCPANGDCELQDMAGVVGLRNVRYGYDGANHLDAKVDDSNPYFSYDASKCIVCNRCVRACEETQGTFALTISGKGFESRVSPGQDQPFLDSECVSCGACVQACPTSTLQEKTVIMMGQAEHSVITTCAYCGVGCGFKAEMKGQEVVRMVPWKDGQANRGHSCVKGRFAWGYATHKERVLKPMIRKHITDSWKEVSWDEAINYAASEFRRIQSQYGRDAVGGITSSRCTNEETWLVQKLVRAAFGTNNVDTCARVCHSPTGYGLKQTLGESAGTQTFDSVMHTDVVIVMGANPSSGHPVFASRLKRRLRQGARLIVIDPRRIELVSSPHIKADYHLQVRPGTNTALLSSLAHVIATEGLIDEAFVAERCEAKAFNEWRDFVSLPENSPEAMAEITGVPAQAVRGAARLFATGGNGSIYYGLGVTEHSQGSTTVMAIANLAMATGNIGREGVGVNPLRGQNNVQGSCDMGSFPHELPGYRHISDNTVRAQFERDWGVTLQPEPGLRIPNMFEAALGGSFKGLYCQGEDIVQSDPNTQHVAASLAAMECIVVQDLFLNETAKYAHVFLPGSSFLEKDGTFTNAERRISRVRKVMEPKNGKSDWEVTVALSNALGYPMNYTHPREIMEEIARLTPTFAGVSYDKLDKLGSLQWPCNDDAPEGTPIMHIDTFVRGKGKFMITKYVPTDERSTRRFPLLLTTGRILSQYNVGAQTRRTPNVMWHGEDVLELHPQDAEDRGVAEGDWVGIQSRAGETVLRATLTDRVQPGVVYTTFHFPESGANVVTTDSSDWATNCPEYKVTAVQVTRVSQPSEWQRQWSRFADIQQKLLRERSRENEAALTGK
- a CDS encoding formate dehydrogenase subunit gamma produces the protein MHQREATSDLASSGGARGGQLALDAAQASTTPAIATTARIVARLKDLPGPLLPVLHQVQHELGCIPAEAVQTIAEALNLSRAEVHGVITFYPHFRSQPAARHTLEVCRAESCQAMGGEQLAAHARAHLGCDFHAHTADGNFTLEPVYCLGLCAQSPAIMIDGRPHARVTPEKLDRLLARTLAQPQETTP
- a CDS encoding NADH-quinone oxidoreductase subunit NuoF gives rise to the protein MSAPVVIYVPRDAAALAMDADAVAREVERIADARGLAVQVVRNGSRGLLWLEPLVEVTTPNGRVAYGPVAVEDVAGLFDAGWLTHHDNAAGAAPKHPLRLGLTEDIPYLKQQERLTFARVGVIDPLSLQDYAAHGGLAGLKRALAMDPAAIIDEMVTSGLRGRGGAAFPTGIKWKTVAGTPGDQKYIVCNADEGDSGTFADRLLMEGDPYVLIEGMTIAGLAVGATYGYIYVRSEYPHAIDTLQAAIARARSVGWLGADVHGSGRRFDLEVRKGAGAYICGEETSLLESLEGKRGVVRAKPPLPAISGLFGKPTVINNVISLATVPIILAKGAAYYRDYGVGRSHGTLPFQLAGNVRQGGLVEKAFGLSLRDLLYTFGGGSASGRPLRAVQVGGPLGAYLPESQWDVPLDYEAYIQISAMIGHGGLVAFDDTVDMARMARYAMEFCAIESCGKCTPCRIGSTRGVETIDKIAAGGVSPAQREQQVHLLRDLCDTMMGGSLCALGGMAPYPVLSALNHFPQDFGIESSQSAAHAA
- the fdhD gene encoding formate dehydrogenase accessory sulfurtransferase FdhD: MTSQTTPPPPRPDCTPTQVTRVRGGAIAPAAESDFVAEETPVALEFNGISHATMLATPADLEDFAVGFSLSEGIIDSVSDVRGIDVLPQCDGIVVQVEISSACEVRLKTRRRAMAGRTGCGLCGVETLPEVLRPVAPVTNGSAVRIRAVLAAMRDMRARQALHDITGATHAAGWAGGDGAVALLREDVGRHNALDKLIGALARQAMHGGNGIVLVSSRASFEMVQKTAAAGVAVLAAVSAPTALAIRLAQDANVSLVGFLRGDDATLYSHPERFIA
- a CDS encoding substrate-binding domain-containing protein translates to MTYKFRIGLRPQWTLGGGDDTAPLPLQDMLALLAAIDATGNITGACRACGLSYRHAWGVLRRFETLFGTQLLVTNRRQGTQLAPFAQRLLWANRRIEARLMPTLDSMASELQEELEKLLPESGPHLRLHASHGFAVESLMQHMGGRKPGLELRYRTAIEALASLERHECDLAGFQVPLGDFEAPIMERYAQWLHADEYLLIHLAVRNTGLFVTAGNPKQIRGMADLARPDVRFVNRQIGSSTRYLVSLMLQRAGVSIGEVQGYETNEFTHMAIAAHIASGMADTGVGVETAACRFGLDFIPLVRERYFFAIRKSALETPAMQDLLSIMRSADYVGYVGQLVGYDAKDTGRLQTLEEAFA